One Ictalurus furcatus strain D&B chromosome 21, Billie_1.0, whole genome shotgun sequence genomic region harbors:
- the pdhb gene encoding pyruvate dehydrogenase E1 component subunit beta, mitochondrial: MASLRCFLRSGKNAVSFVLRREFHRTPSAAVQVTVRDALNQAMDEELERDERVFLLGEEVAQYDGAYKVSRGLWKKYGDKRIIDTPISEMGFAGIAVGAAMAGLRPICEFMTFNFSMQAIDQVINSAAKTYYMSAGLQPVPIVFRGPNGASAGVAAQHSQCFAAWYGHCPGLKVVSPWNAEDARGLLKSAIRDDNPVVMLENELMYGVAFELSAEALSKDFTIPIGKAKVERSGSHITLTSHSRMVGYCLDAAAVLAKEGIECEVVNLRTIRPLDVETIETSVMKTNHLVTVEGGWPQFGVGAEICARIMEGPAFNYLDAPAVRVTGVDIPMPYAKILEDNSVPQIKDIIFAVKKTLNV; this comes from the exons GTGACAGTGAGAGATGCTCTTAACCAGGCAATGGACGAAGAGCTGGAGAGGGATGAGCGTGTGTTCCTGCTTGGTGAAGAAGTTGCGCAGTACGATGGTGCTTACAAG GTGAGCAGAGGTCTTTGGAAGAAGTATGGCGATAAACGCATCATTGACACACCCATTTCAGAG atggGCTTTGCTGGCATTGCTGTTGGTGCAGCCATG GCTGGCCTGAGGCCCATCTGTGAGTTCATGACCTTCAATTTCTCCATGCAAGCCATCGACCAGGTCATCAATTCTGCAGCCAAGACGTACTACATGTCAGCCGGTCTGCAGCCTGTGCCCATTGTGTTCCGAGGCCCCAACGGTGCGTCTGCAGGAGTAGCAGCTCAGCACTCGCAGTGTTTCGCTGCCTGGTATGGCCACTGTCCCGGGTTAAAGGTCGTAAGTCCCTGGAATGCAGAGGACGCCAGGGGGCTCCTTAAATCAGCCATTCGTGATGATAATCCAG TGGTGATGCTGGAAAATGAGCTGATGTATGGCGTGGCCTTTGAATTGTCTGCGGAAGCACTGTCCAAAGACTTCACCATCCCCATTGGAAAGGCAAAAGTTGAACGATCAG GAAGTCACATCACTCTCACCTCGCATTCCCGAATGGTTGGTTATTGTCTtgatgctgctgctgttctGGCCAAAGAGGGGATTGAGTGTGAG GTGGTAAACCTGCGCACCATCAGACCCCTCGATGTAGAAACTATCGAAACCAGCGTGATGAAAACCAACCATTTGGTGACTGTTGAGGGAGGCTGGCCCCAGTTTGGAGTTGGTGctgagatttgtgccagaatcaTGGAGG GTCCTGCGTTCAACTACCTGGATGCCCCTGCTGTCCGAGTTACCGGAGTGGACATCCCCATGCCATACGCAAAGATTCTGGAGGACAACAGCGTACCACAAATCAAAGACATCATCTTTGCAgtgaaaaaaacattgaatGTGTAG